ACATTCGTTTACGCCTTATCTGACTACAGGATTAGCCTTGTTTTATTTTAATCCCAGAACAAAATATGAAGGCGAAACCTATAATCTTCATGAATTAGGTACTGAAGGTCAGCAAAACTCTGATTACACCGGTCACAAACCTTATAAGCTCATACAGCCCTCTATTCCTCTTGGAGGAGGTATTAAGTATTGGATGCGCAAAGGCTGGAATTTTTATGTGGAGATTGCCTATCGCAAAACCTTTACCGATTATATAGATGATGTCAGCACTACTTTTGCGGATACTTATTTTTTAGGTGACGGAACAATCGCTGCTGAACTTTCAGACCGGTCTGATGAGGTTGGAAACCCAATCGGTGAAGTTGGTAAACAACGCGGTTTTCTGACCGATAAAGATGGCTATCTGATGACCAATGTTGGGATTACCTACACTATTTTTAACCGAAAATGCCCCAAAGCCAAATAGGTTTATTTTGTACATTAGTAAAAAAGCCTCGTGTTCCCGAAAGAGCACGAGGCTTTTTTGTTATGGTTTATTTGTTATACCAACTCTGATTTAATTTTGATCCATCAATTACTGACGTTGGTCTTTAAATTCCCCTCCTATCCCATTTGAGTTAATCTTGCAGGGGTTTGGTTAGTGTGCCGGCTTTTGCCGGAATTGAGGATGCTTTGGAGTACCGGTGCTTTATTGCTTTATTCCCGCAATTATTTATCACAGAGGTTCGCAGAGGCAGCACAGAGAACCACAGAGTATATTATTTTTCTCTGTGCAAAAATCTTCGGGAGAAAAACCTCTACAAGATTAGCACTTGAGGGGAGCAGGGGGGTGTCGGGTTAGGGGTGGGTTCTTTTAGATAGTGAAATGGTATAACCTTATTACCTTAGTAAAATATATAACAAGTAAACTCACAAACCTTATTACTTTATAAAAATGAAAGCATAAAAAAGGGATGTATGCACTTCGGACAAGAAGGTAATAAGGTTTTTTTTGAGTGTGTAATTAGTTGGTTACTAAGGTAGTTAGGTGGTGGTGAAAACAAACTACTCGGTTTGTCACCTAAAGGAGGGCAGACTTTTTCAATTATTCTTAACAGCCAAAGTCAACTCTTTAAGTCATCCACAGACATTTAATACCAACTATGATTTAATTTTACACTACGCTTGATTGGTTAAAGTCTTTAAATTGGGTGGGTTATTTTTGACTACGTAATGGTATTATTGGGTAAATACAAACTGTACTAAATTTGCACCCATTTTTAAGGCTTTATCTCTGGCTTCCGGTGGGTCGTTGTGAACATCGGGATCTTCCCAACCATCTCCCAGGTCTGTTTCAAAACTGTAATAGACCACCAACCTGCCCTGGTAAATTAACCCAAACCCTTGAGAAGGTTTACCATCATGCTCATGAATTTTTGGCAACCCGTTTGGCATCTGGTATCGTTGGCTGTAAACAGGATGTGAAAATGGCAGTTCCACCAAATCCAGTTCAGGAAAGACCAGCTTCAATGCCGGCCGGATATAGGGGTCCATTCCATAGTTGTCGTCAACATGTAAAAACCCACCGGATTCGAGATATTGACGAAGATTTTTAGCGTCATCATTGGAAAAAGCCACATTTCCGTGACCGGTCATGTGTATAAAAGGCAGGTTAAAAATTTCAGGGCTTCCCACTTCAACAGTTTCGGGTTCAGGATCAATATTTGTTCCTAACTCCTTATTGCAATATTTTATCAGGTTGGGCAAAGAGGTTGGGTTGGCATACCAATCGCCCCCACCGCTATATTTAAGCAATCCTATTTTAACATTGCTATTTTGCGCATTAACCAATGAAGGGTTGATAAGGCAGAAAACAGCAGAAAAAATGAACCAAATAATCGAATTGTTCCGCATATAATTACTTGTCAGGTGATTAAAAGGAGTAAAAATTTTATTCCGTTCCAACTTAAGCATGGTCATGCTTTGATTTGGGGGGTCAAATTATTTATTCGTTTAGCATATTCAAAGTATGGCAGGCGGCAATAGCAGCCGTTTCCGTTCTAAGCCGGCTTCTTCCCAAAGATACAGGACTAAACCCGTTTTGGTATGCCAGTTCTATTTCTTCAGGTGTAAAATCGCCTTCCGGTCCAATCAGAATCAACGCATCGTTGCTTTTGGTATAAACCCGCCAAAGGTGAAGATTGTTGTCATCAATAACAGCAATTAACTTTTGTATTCCGGTTGTTTGAAGCTGATTTGAGAGGAGTTGAGTAAATCCTGTCGGAGGATGCAGAA
This is a stretch of genomic DNA from Sphingobacteriales bacterium. It encodes these proteins:
- a CDS encoding outer membrane beta-barrel protein, whose product is MIIKLRTVFLSLTFLAFAVNSFAQHSEVGLWLGSGTYFGDLNTNYDMTKTRPAFGAVYRYTMNDYIMLKAGVGITRLVGNDASSKNPYQEARNLSFKSNLIEVSGQIDLHFKKYIIGSAKHSFTPYLTTGLALFYFNPRTKYEGETYNLHELGTEGQQNSDYTGHKPYKLIQPSIPLGGGIKYWMRKGWNFYVEIAYRKTFTDYIDDVSTTFADTYFLGDGTIAAELSDRSDEVGNPIGEVGKQRGFLTDKDGYLMTNVGITYTIFNRKCPKAK
- a CDS encoding DUF4159 domain-containing protein, encoding MRNNSIIWFIFSAVFCLINPSLVNAQNSNVKIGLLKYSGGGDWYANPTSLPNLIKYCNKELGTNIDPEPETVEVGSPEIFNLPFIHMTGHGNVAFSNDDAKNLRQYLESGGFLHVDDNYGMDPYIRPALKLVFPELDLVELPFSHPVYSQRYQMPNGLPKIHEHDGKPSQGFGLIYQGRLVVYYSFETDLGDGWEDPDVHNDPPEARDKALKMGANLVQFVFTQ